From Roseibium alexandrii DFL-11, the proteins below share one genomic window:
- a CDS encoding HAD family hydrolase encodes MASTITNVVFDIGNVLIEWNPENLYRKLIPNDDERHEFLTTVCTPDWNVQQDLGRTWTEAVEVLSREFPDKTALIRAYSDRWHEMVPGPISGAEALLTELKANKTPLYAITNFSSEKFVEAQVRFPFLKTSFLDIVVSAEERMLKPDVRIYQILIDRNDLAPEHCLFIDDSLANVETARQLGMTAHHFKNAAGLERELAALNLIMR; translated from the coding sequence ATGGCCAGCACGATTACCAACGTCGTCTTCGATATAGGAAATGTCCTGATCGAATGGAATCCGGAAAATCTCTATCGCAAACTTATACCAAACGATGACGAACGGCATGAGTTTCTGACGACAGTCTGCACTCCTGACTGGAATGTTCAACAAGACCTTGGGCGAACCTGGACGGAAGCCGTAGAGGTTTTATCAAGGGAGTTTCCTGACAAGACGGCGTTGATACGGGCCTACTCAGACCGTTGGCATGAAATGGTTCCCGGCCCGATCTCGGGAGCAGAGGCCCTTCTCACTGAACTCAAAGCGAACAAAACACCACTTTATGCGATCACAAACTTCTCTTCGGAGAAATTCGTTGAAGCGCAAGTCCGGTTTCCATTCCTGAAAACCAGCTTTCTGGACATCGTTGTCTCAGCGGAAGAGCGCATGCTTAAGCCGGATGTGCGGATCTACCAGATTCTGATCGATCGCAATGATCTCGCCCCCGAACACTGTCTTTTTATTGATGACTCGCTTGCGAACGTGGAAACCGCACGACAATTGGGAATGACTGCGCATCATTTCAAAA
- a CDS encoding TadE/TadG family type IV pilus assembly protein → MIRYIERPVRLFRRNEQGVAGIEFAMILPFMLVLMIGMVELTDALNVDRKVSRMANAVTDLVAQAQTVTRSELNAYLQLGETILKPYPSDDLTFVIAGVTFQANGVPEVDWSYQRKAGVGGPASDWSAGDEPPITLPATLVSPNTSIVVGAVTLGYTPPLAGIFTQYYSRDSVITLSDTYYLRPRLVGTIQCTDC, encoded by the coding sequence TTGATCAGGTACATCGAGAGGCCCGTCAGGCTATTTCGACGGAACGAGCAAGGCGTTGCGGGAATCGAGTTTGCAATGATCCTCCCATTCATGCTGGTTTTGATGATCGGGATGGTGGAACTTACTGACGCGCTGAATGTGGATCGTAAAGTTAGCCGGATGGCAAATGCCGTAACTGATTTGGTGGCTCAGGCTCAGACTGTCACTAGAAGCGAACTTAACGCCTATTTGCAGCTCGGCGAGACGATTCTCAAGCCATATCCTTCTGACGATCTTACCTTTGTCATCGCAGGTGTCACCTTTCAGGCAAATGGCGTCCCCGAAGTGGATTGGAGCTATCAAAGGAAAGCTGGTGTTGGCGGGCCGGCAAGTGATTGGTCTGCAGGCGACGAACCTCCCATCACACTTCCCGCCACACTTGTCTCTCCCAACACTTCAATTGTAGTCGGCGCAGTGACACTTGGGTACACGCCTCCCTTAGCAGGGATATTCACGCAGTATTACTCCCGAGATTCTGTCATCACGCTGAGTGACACATATTACCTTCGGCCAAGGCTTGTTGGCACGATCCAGTGCACTGACTGTTGA
- a CDS encoding pilus assembly protein N-terminal domain-containing protein → MRIQLIRLILVLLTGAIANTAMADGEPVLVTVDRAKIFQVEDGAAAVIVGNPFIADVAMVDQNTVVITGKSYGTTNLVILDQDNKPIVDEVIQVRASEQGVVSVYRNSARATFSCSPICEPTLRLGDAEETFQNTATQATSRNELAEQAAGNR, encoded by the coding sequence ATGCGAATTCAACTGATCCGGCTTATTTTAGTGTTGCTAACGGGTGCTATTGCCAACACAGCAATGGCGGATGGGGAACCAGTATTGGTGACTGTAGACCGAGCTAAAATATTTCAGGTCGAAGATGGAGCTGCCGCGGTCATTGTCGGCAACCCATTCATTGCCGATGTCGCAATGGTCGATCAGAATACCGTAGTTATCACTGGTAAGAGTTATGGGACAACCAATCTTGTCATATTGGATCAAGACAATAAACCAATTGTCGACGAGGTCATTCAGGTGCGAGCATCCGAGCAGGGTGTAGTCTCGGTGTATAGAAACTCCGCGCGAGCGACATTTTCTTGCAGCCCAATCTGCGAACCAACTCTGCGTTTGGGCGATGCGGAAGAAACATTCCAGAACACAGCTACTCAGGCTACCTCCAGAAACGAACTGGCAGAGCAAGCCGCTGGCAACAGGTGA
- a CDS encoding acetate/propionate family kinase has product MAPVILVLNSGSSSIKFSLYDGPAEQVTGQISGLGAKPHLNLEALLSGRKIDRALDSTDGNSHGAALGALLPILNEELGGRSVAAVGHRVVHGGTKHDLPVHITGAVMQELRVLEPLAPLHQPHNLAGIEAARAAFPGAEQVACFDTAFHRKHPWVNDTFALPRSFYDEGVRRYGFHGLSYEYICEHLKKHTPDAYEGKVIVAHLGNGASMCAIRAGQSIGSTMGFTALDGLPMGTRCGQLDPGAILYLMTTKGMSADEISDLLYKKSGLKGLSGLSQDMRTLSQSDDPRAAEAIEYYVFRVRRELGAMAAVLSGVDTLVFTGGIGENSALIRDRVCADQEWLGIQIDPALNNAGDGTISTQCSQVAVLVVPTNEEEMIRRHTEALLASHQFPA; this is encoded by the coding sequence ATGGCACCGGTCATTCTGGTTCTGAATTCTGGTTCATCCTCGATCAAGTTCTCACTCTATGACGGCCCGGCAGAACAGGTCACCGGACAGATTTCAGGGCTTGGTGCGAAACCACACCTAAACCTCGAGGCCCTGCTTTCCGGGCGCAAGATTGACCGGGCCTTGGACAGCACTGACGGCAACTCTCACGGAGCGGCCCTGGGGGCTCTGCTTCCGATCTTAAATGAAGAGCTCGGAGGGCGATCTGTTGCGGCCGTCGGACATCGTGTGGTCCACGGCGGCACCAAACACGATCTTCCGGTTCATATAACAGGTGCTGTCATGCAAGAGTTGAGGGTGTTGGAACCTCTCGCGCCACTTCACCAACCGCACAATCTTGCTGGCATCGAAGCAGCCCGGGCAGCCTTTCCGGGGGCTGAGCAGGTAGCCTGTTTCGATACGGCATTTCATCGGAAACATCCTTGGGTCAACGACACCTTCGCCCTTCCCCGCTCCTTCTATGACGAAGGCGTTCGACGGTACGGTTTCCATGGGCTGTCTTACGAATACATCTGCGAACACCTGAAAAAGCACACCCCAGATGCCTACGAGGGAAAAGTCATTGTCGCACACCTCGGCAACGGTGCATCCATGTGCGCCATCCGGGCCGGCCAGAGTATTGGATCGACCATGGGGTTCACCGCGCTGGACGGTTTGCCGATGGGTACCAGATGCGGCCAGCTCGACCCGGGTGCCATTCTTTACCTCATGACAACTAAGGGCATGAGCGCAGACGAGATTTCTGATCTTCTTTACAAGAAGTCCGGTTTGAAGGGGCTGTCTGGCTTAAGCCAGGACATGCGCACACTCAGTCAGAGTGACGACCCCAGAGCTGCAGAAGCCATAGAGTATTATGTCTTCCGGGTTCGCCGTGAACTCGGTGCGATGGCAGCTGTTCTGAGCGGTGTCGACACACTTGTCTTTACCGGCGGCATTGGCGAAAACTCTGCCCTCATTCGTGATCGCGTATGCGCAGATCAAGAGTGGCTCGGCATTCAAATCGATCCTGCCCTGAACAACGCCGGCGACGGAACCATTTCCACACAGTGTTCCCAAGTCGCTGTGCTGGTTGTTCCAACGAACGAGGAAGAAATGATCCGTCGGCACACGGAAGCGCTACTCGCCTCACACCAATTTCCGGCCTGA
- a CDS encoding TadE/TadG family type IV pilus assembly protein: MLNGSHNRNIKGLRRLALRSCARKLARNKEGATAIEFALVALPFFTVVFAILELGLAFIVNRMVDNAVIEASRMIRTGQASQANFSTANFRDQVCASLPTFLCNAERIRVNVSVANDFVNVNSIDSLYDEDGNLKDDNAYTQSQKSEIVAVNVIYKWPMFTSFLNLSALDHGNERHLSSTMVFRNEPWS, encoded by the coding sequence ATGCTGAACGGGAGCCATAACCGCAATATCAAAGGCCTTCGCCGCCTTGCACTACGTTCCTGTGCACGCAAGCTTGCGCGGAACAAAGAGGGCGCGACGGCAATTGAGTTCGCGTTGGTTGCTTTGCCGTTCTTCACGGTTGTGTTTGCCATACTGGAGCTTGGACTGGCATTTATTGTCAATCGTATGGTGGACAATGCTGTGATTGAGGCCTCGCGTATGATCCGAACCGGCCAAGCATCCCAAGCCAATTTCTCAACTGCGAACTTCAGGGATCAAGTCTGTGCATCCTTGCCAACGTTTCTTTGCAACGCAGAACGCATCCGCGTCAACGTGAGCGTTGCAAATGATTTTGTGAACGTAAATTCTATTGATTCGCTTTATGATGAGGATGGCAACTTGAAGGATGACAACGCTTATACGCAGTCTCAAAAAAGCGAGATTGTTGCTGTGAATGTTATCTATAAGTGGCCAATGTTCACGTCATTTCTAAACCTTTCGGCACTAGATCACGGCAACGAGCGCCACTTGTCGTCAACTATGGTTTTCCGAAATGAACCATGGTCATAA
- a CDS encoding phosphate/phosphite/phosphonate ABC transporter substrate-binding protein encodes MLVLPTSAAANSDLPDRVRLGVVVATEQTARERIEPFRRALEEITDLPVDLFLMPTMADGIEALAAGRIDYIRLSPSGYAASFELCKCVEPLATAGPDDFPARFYAIMIAKRDSETVTLENLKDMRLGVGAKHAVTGYRVPLVNLAADGINAREYFQTLVEVRDPVEGIRAMLDGRVHATLGWSSLAGEAKNGFTAGTLNEYYVSGGSQFEDLDIVWRSAPIPYSAHTVRTDLPDVLKRAIRAGLMDLRREDPAAYLAIEPDLPGGFEPVVHSDYRPVLRTFEKPYAKVIQTDAN; translated from the coding sequence GTGCTTGTGCTGCCAACGTCGGCTGCTGCGAATTCGGATCTCCCGGATCGTGTCCGGTTGGGCGTCGTGGTAGCGACAGAACAAACAGCACGGGAGCGCATTGAGCCCTTTCGCAGGGCACTCGAAGAGATCACCGATTTACCTGTCGACCTGTTCTTGATGCCGACAATGGCCGATGGTATCGAGGCTCTTGCAGCTGGGCGAATTGACTATATTCGTCTCTCACCCTCCGGGTATGCCGCTTCTTTTGAGCTTTGCAAATGTGTAGAGCCATTAGCGACCGCTGGCCCGGATGATTTCCCGGCGCGTTTTTACGCCATCATGATTGCCAAGCGGGATAGTGAAACGGTTACGCTGGAAAACCTGAAGGATATGCGGCTCGGTGTGGGTGCCAAACATGCGGTCACAGGATACCGGGTGCCGTTGGTCAACCTGGCGGCAGACGGCATAAACGCCCGGGAGTATTTCCAGACGCTTGTTGAAGTCCGGGACCCGGTCGAAGGCATTCGGGCGATGTTGGATGGCCGTGTTCACGCCACGCTTGGATGGTCCTCACTGGCCGGGGAAGCCAAGAACGGCTTCACTGCCGGTACGCTTAACGAATATTATGTTTCGGGCGGCAGCCAGTTTGAAGACTTGGACATCGTGTGGCGGTCGGCCCCCATTCCCTATTCGGCGCATACTGTCCGCACCGATTTGCCTGATGTCCTGAAACGGGCAATCAGAGCAGGGCTCATGGATTTGCGGCGGGAAGATCCCGCAGCCTATCTCGCAATCGAACCGGATCTCCCGGGCGGCTTTGAGCCCGTTGTTCATTCCGATTATCGGCCGGTACTACGCACCTTCGAGAAGCCTTATGCGAAGGTCATCCAGACAGACGCCAATTGA
- a CDS encoding bifunctional enoyl-CoA hydratase/phosphate acetyltransferase, giving the protein MATNKTYDQIKVGDTAEIVRECSSNDLLVFAHASGNRNPIHLPDTDWTGDGHIDKPFAPAMWIGGLASAVLGNILPGPGTMYKAQSFRFLGRAAVGDKLTVRVTVTEKRPNNIIIFDMAVLNETGQSLVEGEAEVIAPTETIEFDSSDIPALLIQRHRHFNRMIELAKTLPALPTAVVAPDDPNSLEGALMAAREGLIEPILIGAKDRVIKAAEELNETLDGYEFIDIEDESEAAGRAVQMVHESRVKAIMKGHLHTDHLLHHVVKKDGGLRTKRRISHVFVMDIPGRKTPVLISDAAINISPDLNTKVDITQNAIDAALSLGLQSPRVGILSAIETVNPAIPSSLDAAVLSKMAERGQIKGGIVDGPLAMDNAIDVQAARTKGITSLVAGHAEVLIVPNLESGNMLAKELTFIAHAEAAGLVIGAKVPVMLTSRADDGRARLASCALALLFTHWKENSAPAGIFDREED; this is encoded by the coding sequence ATGGCGACGAACAAAACCTACGATCAAATCAAGGTCGGAGACACAGCGGAAATTGTCCGTGAATGCTCCTCCAATGATCTTCTGGTGTTCGCCCACGCGTCCGGAAATCGCAACCCGATCCACTTGCCTGACACAGATTGGACAGGCGACGGACACATCGACAAGCCTTTCGCTCCGGCCATGTGGATCGGTGGCCTTGCGTCAGCAGTGCTTGGAAACATCCTCCCCGGACCCGGCACCATGTACAAAGCACAGTCCTTTCGATTCTTGGGCCGCGCAGCCGTCGGCGACAAACTGACGGTCCGCGTGACAGTCACGGAAAAAAGGCCGAACAACATCATCATTTTCGACATGGCTGTCTTGAATGAGACCGGTCAAAGCCTTGTTGAGGGGGAAGCTGAGGTCATCGCGCCAACGGAAACGATCGAGTTTGATTCCAGCGATATCCCTGCACTGCTTATTCAGCGGCACCGGCATTTCAACCGGATGATCGAGCTGGCAAAAACCCTTCCCGCCTTGCCAACCGCCGTGGTTGCCCCGGATGATCCAAATTCCCTTGAAGGCGCTCTTATGGCGGCCCGGGAGGGGCTGATTGAGCCAATCCTGATCGGCGCCAAGGATCGGGTCATAAAGGCCGCGGAGGAGTTGAACGAAACCCTGGACGGATACGAATTCATCGACATAGAAGACGAGTCAGAAGCTGCTGGACGAGCCGTGCAGATGGTCCACGAAAGCCGGGTCAAAGCCATCATGAAGGGGCATCTTCACACCGATCATCTTCTCCATCACGTGGTGAAGAAAGATGGCGGCCTTCGAACAAAACGCCGGATTAGCCACGTCTTTGTCATGGACATTCCAGGGCGCAAAACACCGGTTCTGATTTCAGATGCGGCCATCAACATCTCACCGGACCTGAACACCAAAGTCGACATCACGCAAAACGCCATTGATGCCGCACTCTCACTTGGACTTCAGTCCCCACGTGTCGGCATTCTCTCTGCCATTGAGACGGTCAATCCGGCTATTCCGTCAAGTCTCGATGCGGCAGTGTTGTCGAAAATGGCGGAACGGGGCCAAATCAAGGGTGGCATCGTTGATGGGCCTCTTGCCATGGACAATGCCATCGACGTTCAGGCTGCCCGGACCAAAGGGATCACGTCGCTTGTGGCTGGCCATGCAGAGGTGCTGATTGTTCCAAATCTTGAATCCGGTAACATGCTCGCCAAGGAACTGACATTTATCGCCCATGCAGAAGCAGCTGGATTGGTAATCGGCGCCAAAGTGCCGGTCATGTTGACCAGCCGGGCTGACGATGGGCGCGCCCGTTTGGCCTCTTGTGCGCTGGCGCTTCTATTCACCCATTGGAAAGAAAATTCTGCACCGGCCGGTATCTTTGACCGGGAGGAAGACTAA